Genomic segment of Gloeocapsa sp. PCC 7428:
TTAGGTCGCTACCATGCGCTGATCGACTACGCGCACAATCCGCACAGCTACGAAGCCCTTGGCGGTTTTATCCGCAATTGGCCTGGCGAAAGAATTGGTGTTGTTGGTGGTCCTGGCGATCGCCGCGACGAAGACTTTATAACGCTTGGTAAACTCTCCGCAGGCATCTTCGACCGCATTATCATCAAAGAAGACGATGATACTCGTGGGCGATCGCGTGGTTCGGCTGCTGAACTTATTCTTAAAGGGATAATGCAAGTCAAACCTGATTGTCCTTATGAGTCCATTTTGGACGAAACAACGGCGATTAATAAAGGATTAGATAGTGCTTCTGAAGGTAGTTTAGTTGTGATTCTACCTGAGAGTGTGAGCCGTGCTATTAGCTTAATCGAAGCGCGTCGCCCCATCAAAGATGAAATTCAGCAGCTTAATGAGTCCACGACAACCAATGACACGCAAATTAGCGTTCAGTCTTCAGTTGCTAATCAGTTCTAAGAAGTCCCCTAAATCCCCTAATAGTTGACAGTTGACAGTTGACAAAGTCCTCCCACACTCTCTTCACTGTTCACTGTCCACTGATCTCTGACCCCTGCTATATCAAGAATCTTTCTGGTCTTGCTCTAAATCCTCATCTTGCGCGCCTTTCAACTCTTCTTTAAAACCACGCAAGGTTTTACCCAAGGCACTTCCCATTTCTGGAATCTTCTTAGGACCAAAAATTAAGATTGCAGCGATCGCAATCACACCTACCTCTGCCCATCCTAAACCGAACATACCTGCCTCCTGGAAACCTTCCTAACTAAA
This window contains:
- the tatA gene encoding twin-arginine translocase TatA/TatE family subunit, yielding MFGLGWAEVGVIAIAAILIFGPKKIPEMGSALGKTLRGFKEELKGAQDEDLEQDQKDS